The DNA window GCAGATTTACTTCCCGTCGTGGGTGTACGAGCAGCTTAGCAGTGGGAAGGAAGTCGAGGTGAAGGATGCGACGGACGAGGAGAGGAGGATGGTGAAGAAGATGGTGATCGTGGCGttgtggtgtatacagatgaAGCCTAGTGATCGGCCTCCGATGAATAAACTGGTTGAGATGCTCGAGTCCCATGCAGAGCTGCAGCTGCCGCCGAAGCCTTTCATGGCTCCGCGGGAGATCGCAGACGATCACGGAACGAGGGGAACTCCTTTGTTGTAGGAAACGAAACTCGTGAGATTGGATTCGATGTTGGTATCATGTTATAGAATGTTCAAATGTATGTGACATGTTATAGAAGCTGTTTCTGCATAGATCAGTTTCCTTGACAAGAATTATAACACATGTAAAtcttttcattcttttttttctcaatgTTAGTATGTGTGAATAGAGAGGGGTTCAATTTCCACCATCTTTTTCTCCAGATTTTAAAAGGTAATTTAGATgtaaattctttaatttttgtcGAATTCTGGTTTTGTTTATATTGCTTTAAATTCTGGCGCTAtcagattatttagctaaataattTCATATTGTAAGTAACGAAATGAGGTGTGttatactaaatttaatatcgtgtttattaaattatgatttATACTTGCctgtttcataaaaatataaacattggggatgatatgagttttaatgaaaaattaatactataaaataggTGGAAAGGAAAAGTGATTGAAGTGTTATTATTGAACTCAacttataaaaaagaaaaacttgTAAAAATTGGAAATAAACTAATTTTATGGAAGGAATTAAAAAAGATTactttatagtagtagtatttttttaaatagggGGAATATTAAGAAAGAATGAGATTGAAGAGCgaaaatgagaaataaaaaaataatgaaacatactacaaatatatgaaattaCTATTTAAAAGTATTAATgacatattatttaaattatcagTCCATCTCGAATAATATGATGCAATAATGTATCAGCATAATATTTTTTGCCAAAGACAATATTCACGTTAATTTAACTCGGATATTATGATTCTGCCACGTCGCCTTCACTCTCTCGGTGATAActtcctctctctcactctTCCTCTCTTTCTACCATCCGCCAATCCACAACAAAATTCATTTTCATCCGCTCCACTACCAACAGTGCTACTGCTACCAATAAATCAATCTGTCTAGGGTTTCCTGATTCCGAGACCGATGTTTCCGTTATCATCACGAGCTtggattttttctttttactagttttcatgaaaaaaatggATACCGATTCCCTTTTCTGAATGATGCAGTCAGGATCTTCGGCGATCTTATATTTGATCCGATTCATTGTTCCATTTTAAAACGATCGATCTGTTATTCGTTGATTGATTAGTCATAAAGCGTGATATTCGCTAAGTGAAATGCTCGTGGATCTGCATCTCGGCGTGTGACTTTGCAGCTCGACGAATCGACTATTTTTTGTGTAAGAGCTGCTATTTCTTTTAAATCTCTTTTGTGTGTATGCTCTATTCGGAGCTGATTCCTTGCAGCTTTTTGTAGGATGTAGAAACTGAACACTGTTAAAGATATGTTAGTGAAAAAATGGAATACTTCTAGTTTGAAGGTGACTTGTTTGTCTAATTAATGAAGAATGCAAGTTAAATGAGATTTCATCTTGTCAAAGTCGGTTCATTAACTGCAAATGCGTGTAGTTTTCTAATTGTTGAATCCCATGATATGAGCTTATTTCTAAAGTAATTACTCAACGACAAAAGCTAGAATGAACAGAAGCTTTGCTGTGTGTGTGTTCAAAAATGTTTTTGCCAAattgaaagaaagagatgaATGCTTATAGTTTAGCTAATCCATTTCAACTTGATTTGATGGTTTACAAAATTAGTTCATTCTCTCACCATTCATCACTCGGGAGTTAGTGTTGATGAAATGTATAAATAATCcctatttaaatgtataatagCGATATAATGAAGCTGATTCATTTTCTTTAGTAGTATCTCCTTTTAatgttctttttctttttgtgtaTTTGGCAGTACTGGATTATTAGATTCAATTTGGAGATCAAGGCATCTGCTTTAGATGTTATGCAATAGAGTCTTGAGTGCTGTAAATCTCTGGGCGGGACATATCAGGAGACAAACTGAGGTCGCGCGGTTAAGATATATCTGTGGTGGCTTAAATACCACTGACCTCTGCCCTTATTTGTCGAACTATAAGCTTGGAAGAAAAAGAACAATGATGGTGGATTGTGGAGAAACTGCTAGAAGACCTGCGGTTGGTGCTTTACCCGAGAAGGGTGACGATGGTGGCTATGCTAGTGGTGGATGGAGCAGGTGATTGGATTTTAAGTTTAATAACTTTTGTTGGTATATCGTTCGTAATTATCTCACGTGGAAAACACTGCTACGTTTATTAGTTAAttttgaatgtgatgcatgcaatAATTTAGTTAGGTTCCTTTTATAGTCTTAACTTGTGCATTCAGTTGTCCTGGACACGTGCTTCTTTTGTACCATGATATCAATTATATGAAGTAGTGAATGAATATGTTATATATTGCCATGTTTTTTCCTTCCTTCCTTTCAGATCAAACAATCAGTTGTCCTTGCATGTTCTTTAATTTCAGTTATCTACATTGATTGGCTAaatttcttttgaagcttttcTTGGCGTGGCATGCAAATGAAATTTACCCATTTCCTTCTAAAGTTGTCAACCAGAAAATGAGTATTCATCTAACCCTCTTCTTTCTCTTGTCCCCAATGGTAGAATCGGTTGAATGCATTCGTTTGAGTTTGTAGCCTAGATAATTATTTTTACGTCTTTTCTCCTGGTTCATGTAACGTGCAAAACTTGATGAATTAGCTTTATTTGTCTGCTAATCTACTTGTTTCTGCTCATAGCTAAAAATTATTCTGATGTGAAATGATTGAAAGCATAATCACATTTAATTTCTTGATTAACAGTGAAGATGGGAGATTAAGCTGTGGATATGCCAGCTTTAGAGGAAAAAGGTCTAGCATGGAGGACTTCTATGACATTAAGGCTACCAAGATTAATGGGCAGTCAGTCTCCCTCTTTGGGATATTTGATGGTCAACTCTTATCCTATAATTATTATACTTTTTTCCTAAAATTTTGTATTAATAGCCAAAGGAATAGGGTACCTGCTGGAGGGAGCAAATCATAATCTAAGTTGCACATCTAAAGAGATGACTGCTTACAAAATTGTCCGTATATGAATGAATTCTAATGAATATAAGTATTTTCCAATTGTCCGTatataaatgaaataatgaATTATAAAATGTTTGTTTAACACAAGATTTAAATTCTCAGATTTGACTGCATGACCTCAATGTTTATTGTAAAAAGGATGACTTGTAATATTTGTAGCTAACTATTATTTCTTTGTTCATCTGAACATGATTTAAATTGTTTGAGAATATTACTCTTATATTAATATGGGGCATGGCAGGTCATGGTGGCTCTCGCGCTGCTGAATTTCTGAAGGAACATCTCTTTGAGAATCTAATGAAACATCGAGAATTTATTACGAACACAAAAAAGGCTATAAGTAAGTTGAGGCACACAATATAAGTCATTTCGTATAACCAAATTTTGATCTTCGATTGCATGAAAGGtttgttttttctttctccTTTGGGTGGACACCAGACTTTGTTGGTAATATAGGATACTTTGGTAAACACTAATCAGAAATCCTTGCTTTAACGAATTGAAATATTTTCCTGCCTTGTTTCGGCTACACAAGAGATCAGCTGCCTCACTTAGAACTTGCCTCAACTCTGTGCAAAATATTATGCACCTAGATTCTATGTTGTTACCTTTCAATGGTAAAATTTCTTCCCTGCATCTCAGGCTCTTCATGTGTGATGCAACATTGAGTATCAATCTAGCCATTTATTTAGGTGACAAAGTGAACTATCTTATCTATAGATTCTTAAGTGACACCTGATGATATTTAGTGAAGATTTTAGCTAGCTCAAGTTCAAATTAGACTTTGTACTTGTTATTTTTGTTATCTGATCTCATATGAATTACAGGTAATGAAGTATTTATGCAGAGCATCATTTGGAACGTGATAGTGATAATCTGTTTCAAATGCCTCTAAATTTCATAACTCTTACAAAATTTTCGGTACTTGATATATTGGGAAGTTGTGTATTCTTATGTTATCTGATCTTTTAGAACTGTTATATTTGTGCTGCTGTCATGTTTGACTAAATTAGCTTCGTTGCATGGTAAGAAATCCTTTTCTCTTAGAAAGATTAGGTGTAGTGGTTGTCTGGTGATAACATGTGTCTTTTAATTTATCTAATAACAAGTACAAAACCACAGGTGAAACATATCGGAAGACCGACAAAGACTTtctggattctgaaaaggagaCATTCCGAGATGATGGCTCTACAGCTTCAACAGCAGTTCTGGTAGGCAACCACCTTTATGTTGCAAATGTTGGAGACTCTCGAACTATTATATCAAAGGCTGGAAAAGGTACTAAATGAtctcatattttcttttaaacTATCTCAGATTTTGGGCATTAAAACTTCAATAAAATATTGAGGTCATAACTTTCTCAActaattttctctctccatgtTTGACAGCAATTCCACTCTCAGATGACCACAAACCCAATAGAAGCGATGAGAGGAGAAGAATTGAAAATGCTGGAGGCGTTGTAATGTGGGCAGGTTTGATGATCTTTCATCATACAAGACTCTTGTGCTTCTCATACAACTGTAGCAAGAAGCATTGTCCTCTTGAGAATGGTGTCCTTTAGCTTTTGTAAATGAAATCCTTTTCATGCTGATATTCACTGGAGGGATCTAATTAATGGTCTTTTTTCTGCTTTCCATGTTCTGTCAGCTGAGTGGCTGATTATCATAGGATGCAAGAAAGAATCGATTATTTGCGTCAATAAAATTCTTGAGAGTTCATGCATTTCTGATAAAATGTTATCTTGTTCTGTTCTAGCTGTTGACATATAATTTTATGCTCAAAGTCAGACTGAAATGATCTTTTATAAATGTTTGTGTTAGGTACTTGGAGGGTCGGAGGTGTCTTGGCCATGTCTCGTGCTTTCGGAAACCGCATGCTGAAACAATTCGTTATAGCTGAGCCTGAGATTCAGGTTCTCATAATTCTGTCACTGTTGTTTTGACTCGTGAGATTTTGCTGGTAAAGGATGAGGCTGATAGTTGAGCTCTCATAAGTTGTATCGGTAGTCTCAAAATAAAATGTGCTCTAAATTACGATGTAATCGAGTGTCGGTACTTATAGTTGGGCAACTTTTCCGGTTCTTGGTTCAAAACACGTCATTTGATCATTTTACTGCTACAGGACCTGGAAGTTGATCAAGATCTTGAATTGCTTGTGCTTGCAAGTGATGGACTTTGGGATGTTGTACCCAACGAGGTAATTATTTTCACACATAATATCAGCAATTTTCATACATTTGCTACCCAACATTGAGTTTCTTCGAATGAAGACCTTCTTCATGTCTTGCTTATTATGCATAAAACTGGCCACTTGACTCCTTACGTCAAGCAGCTCATATTCAGAAGTAACACGGTAGATGGTCCATCAAATACTAGTCGAAATTGAATGTGTTTGTTTAGTTTGAGTTTAGCATTTGATGCTCTAGGATTTTGTAATATTAGTTGAGATAGTTGGTTATATACCGTAGAAGTAATGCCAAAGGCACTGGGTGAACACTGTTTTTCAGGATGCTGTTTCGATAGCCCAAGCAGAAGAAGAGCCGGTGGCAGCTGCGCGGAAACTGACAGAGACCGCCTTCACTCGTGGTAGTGCAGACAATATCACCTGTATTGTTGTCAAGTTCCAACACGAGGAAGCGGGTCCCAACCAAGACACTGAAGCTGAAGTTGAAACCCAGACAACGACAAGCAGAACTGGAGAATCAGAGCCAGCTTCAAAAGAAGAAGAGCCTCAGAAAACTCAGAACTGCTGATCACTTGTTGACTGGCTGGTTGTGATTCGTTCATTCATTGGTTTTTGTAAGCTGTggttttttttatactttttttgaaataaattgaTTCACTCAGTTTTAAACTAATCTGAGTCTTTTGGTTGGTAA is part of the Salvia splendens isolate huo1 chromosome 6, SspV2, whole genome shotgun sequence genome and encodes:
- the LOC121807733 gene encoding probable protein phosphatase 2C 76, producing MLCNRVLSAVNLWAGHIRRQTEVARLRYICGGLNTTDLCPYLSNYKLGRKRTMMVDCGETARRPAVGALPEKGDDGGYASGGWSSEDGRLSCGYASFRGKRSSMEDFYDIKATKINGQSVSLFGIFDGHGGSRAAEFLKEHLFENLMKHREFITNTKKAISETYRKTDKDFLDSEKETFRDDGSTASTAVLVGNHLYVANVGDSRTIISKAGKAIPLSDDHKPNRSDERRRIENAGGVVMWAGTWRVGGVLAMSRAFGNRMLKQFVIAEPEIQDLEVDQDLELLVLASDGLWDVVPNEDAVSIAQAEEEPVAAARKLTETAFTRGSADNITCIVVKFQHEEAGPNQDTEAEVETQTTTSRTGESEPASKEEEPQKTQNC